In Alteribacter keqinensis, the sequence ACCTGCACTGTTTTAGTGGAAAGCATGCCGATCCAGAAGTACGTTACGGTACTGGCTATGATGGCAAGAAAACCAAGAAGCATAAACAGTGTCATAAGAAGCGGGCTTGTCTGAAAGAATAAACCTAAGTACATAATGATGATTCCGGCAAATACAAGGATCAGGGCAAAAGAACGAATCTTATTTATCTTATTAGAATATTTAGCTCCCATAATAAACGATACCTCCTAAAGAT encodes:
- a CDS encoding YgzB family protein, which produces MGAKYSNKINKIRSFALILVFAGIIIMYLGLFFQTSPLLMTLFMLLGFLAIIASTVTYFWIGMLSTKTVQVVCPNCERTTKVLGRVDACMYCDEPLTMDKSLEGKEFDEAYNHKKK